The following are encoded in a window of Sminthopsis crassicaudata isolate SCR6 chromosome 5, ASM4859323v1, whole genome shotgun sequence genomic DNA:
- the LOC141542654 gene encoding galectin-1-like isoform X3 yields the protein MPQNFKVMNLNLQPGLGVKVTGDILPNPQRFQIDLGLDENNIGLHFDPRFKFLYDNNIIMLNSKQGGNWGEEQRVTRFPYKAGTTVES from the exons ATGCCCCAA AACTTTAAAGTTATGAATCTGAACCTCCAACCTGGACTGGGTGTAAAAGTAACAGGAGATATACTACCTAATCCCCAGCG ATTTCAAATCGACCTGGGCCTGGATGAAAATAACATCGGCCTACACTTCGACCCACGTTTCAAGTTTCTTTATGACAACAATATCATCATGTTAAATTCGAAACAGGGTGGCAATTGGGGAGAAGAACAAAGGGTCACTAGATTCCCCTACAAGGCAGGGACAACGGTAGAG AGCTAA
- the LOC141542654 gene encoding galectin-1-like isoform X1, translating into MPQNFKVMNLNLQPGLGVKVTGDILPNPQRFQIDLGLDENNIGLHFDPRFKFLYDNNIIMLNSKQGGNWGEEQRVTRFPYKAGTTVEVFITFEGKEFKVELPDGSKIVFPNRLELENINFMSIADDFNVKKIDFDLSPPSNPASEESSEPLMLTYY; encoded by the exons ATGCCCCAA AACTTTAAAGTTATGAATCTGAACCTCCAACCTGGACTGGGTGTAAAAGTAACAGGAGATATACTACCTAATCCCCAGCG ATTTCAAATCGACCTGGGCCTGGATGAAAATAACATCGGCCTACACTTCGACCCACGTTTCAAGTTTCTTTATGACAACAATATCATCATGTTAAATTCGAAACAGGGTGGCAATTGGGGAGAAGAACAAAGGGTCACTAGATTCCCCTACAAGGCAGGGACAACGGTAGAG GTCTTTATAACTTTTGAAGGAAAGGAGTTTAAAGTGGAGCTTCCTGATGGTTCTAAGATTGTTTTTCCCAATCGCCTTGAATTAGAAAACATAAACTTCATGTCAATTGCTGATGATTTCAATGTCAAAAAGATTGACTTTGATTTGAGCCCTCCAAGCAATCCAGCTTCAGAAGAGTCTTCTGAACCCTTGATGCTCACTTATTACTAA
- the LOC141542654 gene encoding galectin-1-like isoform X2 yields MNLNLQPGLGVKVTGDILPNPQRFQIDLGLDENNIGLHFDPRFKFLYDNNIIMLNSKQGGNWGEEQRVTRFPYKAGTTVEVFITFEGKEFKVELPDGSKIVFPNRLELENINFMSIADDFNVKKIDFDLSPPSNPASEESSEPLMLTYY; encoded by the exons ATGAATCTGAACCTCCAACCTGGACTGGGTGTAAAAGTAACAGGAGATATACTACCTAATCCCCAGCG ATTTCAAATCGACCTGGGCCTGGATGAAAATAACATCGGCCTACACTTCGACCCACGTTTCAAGTTTCTTTATGACAACAATATCATCATGTTAAATTCGAAACAGGGTGGCAATTGGGGAGAAGAACAAAGGGTCACTAGATTCCCCTACAAGGCAGGGACAACGGTAGAG GTCTTTATAACTTTTGAAGGAAAGGAGTTTAAAGTGGAGCTTCCTGATGGTTCTAAGATTGTTTTTCCCAATCGCCTTGAATTAGAAAACATAAACTTCATGTCAATTGCTGATGATTTCAATGTCAAAAAGATTGACTTTGATTTGAGCCCTCCAAGCAATCCAGCTTCAGAAGAGTCTTCTGAACCCTTGATGCTCACTTATTACTAA
- the LOC141542658 gene encoding galectin-1-like translates to MAHEIVASRMNLKAGAILKLVGDILPDANHFRVALGNDGYGNIAFHFNARFNYLGDHNTVVINTMQNEIWGKEVREKKFPFMQGTKVEITLHFQGHYFLVKLPNDQEISIPNRTEVTTINHLRTSAGIKIRSLAFE, encoded by the exons ATGGCTCAC GAAATTGTTGCCTCTAGGATGAACCTGAAAGCTGGAGCTATCCTAAAATTAGTGGGAGACATACTACCTGATGCCAATCA TTTCAGAGTTGCACTGGGCAATGATGGTTATGGTAACATTGCATTTCACTTCAATGCACGCTTCAACTATTTAGGGGATCACAATACCGTCGTCATAAACACCATGCAGAATGAAATCTGGGGCAaggaagtaagggagaaaaagTTCCCCTTTATGCAAGGGACTAAAGTGGAG ATTACCTTACACTTCCAAGGGCATTATTTTTTAGTGAAGCTTCCTAATGATCAAGAGATCTCTATTCCCAATCGCACTGAGGTAACTACTATCAACCACTTGAGAACTAGTGCTGGCATCAAAATCAGATCATTGGCCTTCGAATGA